A genomic region of Rhodococcus pyridinivorans contains the following coding sequences:
- a CDS encoding aminodeoxychorismate synthase component I, with the protein MRMERLGRGGTVDRVLGALAERARILAIPAPAALSGEWFGAAAVLVPSVSVESVPPAEVFSLPADAPGPGGADRRFQRSDDRPLIGGGRIGYLAYPDRIPDRPALPLAASGWTDTVLRLDADGCWWYETLGTAPCPDDLAAAVLDSPSTAAPPTNATESTNATDWHIDWTPPPRDEHRRGVEHCLDAIRAGEVYQACVCTRFTGRWDGDPLAFFADGISRTDPPRAAYLQGSWGAVASLSPELFVSLHGDTLRSSPIKGTLPLSADPAGLRASVKDVAENVMIVDLVRNDLGRVAETGSVRVEDLLTVRPAPGVWHLVSTVAAERRPGVTVADVLDAAFPPASVTGCPKLRARTLLTRWEGSARGVYCGTVGMSSPIAGTELNVAIRTVEFGHDDSGNGVCALGVGGGITIDSDPDAEWQECLDKAASILALGDARAAVQHTSSGGDGNS; encoded by the coding sequence ATGCGGATGGAACGACTCGGCCGCGGCGGCACCGTCGATCGCGTGCTCGGTGCACTCGCAGAACGCGCCAGGATCCTCGCGATCCCCGCCCCGGCGGCACTGTCGGGTGAATGGTTCGGGGCGGCGGCCGTGCTCGTCCCGTCCGTGTCCGTCGAATCCGTCCCACCGGCAGAGGTCTTCTCCCTCCCCGCGGACGCTCCCGGGCCCGGCGGTGCCGATCGGCGCTTCCAGCGGAGTGACGACCGGCCGCTCATCGGAGGCGGGCGCATCGGTTATCTCGCCTACCCGGATCGCATCCCGGACCGACCCGCGCTGCCCCTCGCCGCGAGCGGGTGGACCGACACTGTCCTGCGTCTCGACGCCGACGGGTGCTGGTGGTACGAGACCCTCGGTACCGCACCCTGCCCCGACGATCTCGCCGCGGCAGTCCTCGATTCACCGTCGACCGCCGCCCCGCCGACGAACGCCACAGAGTCGACGAACGCCACGGACTGGCACATCGACTGGACACCACCGCCTCGCGACGAGCACCGCCGCGGCGTCGAACACTGTCTCGACGCGATCCGCGCCGGCGAGGTGTACCAGGCGTGCGTGTGCACGCGGTTCACGGGCAGATGGGACGGCGATCCGCTGGCGTTCTTCGCCGACGGGATCTCCCGGACTGACCCTCCGCGCGCCGCCTACCTGCAGGGATCGTGGGGTGCGGTCGCGTCGCTCTCGCCCGAACTGTTCGTCTCCCTCCACGGCGACACGCTGCGGTCGAGTCCGATCAAGGGCACCCTCCCCCTCTCCGCCGACCCCGCCGGGCTACGGGCATCGGTCAAGGACGTCGCCGAGAACGTGATGATCGTCGATCTCGTCCGCAACGATCTCGGCCGCGTCGCCGAGACCGGTTCGGTGCGGGTCGAGGATCTTCTGACGGTGCGTCCCGCACCCGGCGTGTGGCATCTGGTGTCCACCGTCGCGGCGGAGCGGCGACCGGGTGTGACGGTCGCCGATGTGCTCGACGCGGCGTTCCCGCCCGCATCGGTGACGGGCTGCCCGAAACTCCGCGCCCGGACGCTGCTCACCAGGTGGGAGGGTTCCGCGCGAGGTGTCTACTGCGGCACCGTCGGCATGTCGAGTCCGATCGCCGGCACCGAACTGAACGTCGCGATCCGCACCGTCGAGTTCGGGCACGACGACAGCGGCAACGGCGTGTGCGCGCTCGGTGTGGGAGGCGGCATCACCATCGACTCCGATCCCGACGCGGAATGGCAGGAATGCCTCGACAAGGCCGCCAGCATCCTCGCGCTCGGCGACGCGCGGGCAGCCGTTCAGCACACCTCGTCGGGAGGCGACGGCAACTCGTAA
- the metG gene encoding methionine--tRNA ligase, which produces MTAPDSSRPAAGDPTRPPFYVTTAIAYPNGAPHIGHAYEYISTDAIARFKRLDGFDVRFLTGTDEHGLKMQQTAAKEGIPVTELASRNSDVFEAMDKRLNISYDRFIRTTDADHLEASKAIWQRMVDSGDIYLDTYAGWYSVRDEAFYTDGETTLLEDGSRISTDTGTPVEWTEESTYFFRLSAYQDKLLELYEKQPDFIAPATRRNEIVSFVSGGLKDLSISRTTFDWGVPVPDHPDHVMYVWVDALTNYLTGAGFPDTESESYRRYWPADLHIIGKDITRFHTVYWPAFLMSAGLELPKRVFVHGFLFNKGEKMSKSVGNVVDPLEMVDRYGLDQLRFFLLREISYGQDGSYSHEAIVTRINADLANDLGNLAQRSLTMVAKNLEGTVPTPGEFTADDEAMLAQADALLAKVRAEFDAQALHLGLEAIWHVLGETNRYFSAQQPWVLRKTDPERMATVLYVTLEVVRIVGLLVQPVMPDAAANILDLLGQTPEARQFDAVATRLAPGTTLPAPAPVFPRYVDED; this is translated from the coding sequence ATGACTGCGCCTGATTCCTCCCGCCCGGCTGCCGGCGATCCCACCCGCCCGCCGTTCTACGTCACGACCGCGATCGCGTACCCGAACGGCGCCCCGCACATCGGGCACGCCTACGAGTACATCTCGACCGACGCGATCGCGCGGTTCAAGCGTCTCGACGGCTTCGACGTGCGCTTCCTGACCGGCACCGACGAGCACGGCCTGAAGATGCAGCAGACCGCCGCGAAGGAAGGCATCCCGGTCACCGAACTCGCGTCCCGCAACTCGGACGTGTTCGAGGCCATGGACAAGCGGCTGAACATCTCGTACGACCGGTTCATCCGCACCACGGACGCCGATCACCTCGAGGCGAGCAAGGCGATCTGGCAGCGCATGGTCGACTCGGGCGACATCTACCTCGACACCTACGCGGGGTGGTACTCGGTCCGCGACGAGGCGTTCTACACCGACGGCGAGACCACCCTGCTCGAAGACGGCTCGCGGATCTCCACCGACACCGGCACCCCCGTGGAGTGGACCGAGGAGTCCACCTACTTCTTCCGGCTGTCGGCTTATCAGGACAAGCTGCTCGAGCTCTACGAGAAGCAGCCCGACTTCATCGCCCCGGCCACCCGCCGCAACGAGATCGTCAGCTTCGTCTCCGGCGGCCTGAAGGACCTGTCGATCTCCCGCACCACCTTCGACTGGGGTGTGCCGGTCCCCGATCACCCCGATCACGTCATGTACGTGTGGGTCGACGCGCTGACCAACTACCTCACCGGCGCCGGCTTCCCCGACACCGAATCGGAGTCCTACCGCCGCTACTGGCCCGCCGACCTGCACATCATCGGCAAGGACATCACGCGGTTCCACACCGTCTACTGGCCGGCCTTCCTCATGTCGGCGGGGCTCGAACTGCCGAAGCGGGTCTTCGTCCACGGCTTCCTGTTCAACAAGGGCGAGAAGATGTCGAAGTCGGTCGGCAACGTCGTCGACCCGCTCGAGATGGTCGACCGGTACGGCCTCGACCAGCTGCGCTTCTTCCTGCTCCGCGAGATCTCCTACGGCCAGGACGGCAGCTACAGCCACGAGGCGATCGTCACCCGCATCAACGCCGATCTCGCCAACGACCTCGGCAACCTCGCGCAGCGCTCCCTGACGATGGTCGCGAAGAATCTCGAGGGCACCGTGCCCACGCCGGGCGAGTTCACCGCCGACGACGAGGCGATGCTCGCCCAGGCCGACGCGCTGCTCGCGAAGGTGCGCGCCGAGTTCGACGCGCAGGCCCTGCACCTCGGTCTCGAAGCGATCTGGCACGTCCTCGGCGAGACCAACCGTTACTTCTCGGCGCAGCAGCCGTGGGTGCTGCGCAAGACCGATCCCGAGCGGATGGCGACGGTCCTGTACGTCACGCTCGAGGTCGTTCGGATCGTGGGTCTGCTCGTCCAGCCGGTGATGCCCGATGCCGCCGCGAACATCCTCGATCTCCTCGGTCAGACACCCGAGGCACGGCAGTTCGACGCCGTCGCGACCCGCCTGGCTCCGGGCACGACCCTGCCCGCCCCGGCACCGGTGTTCCCGCGCTACGTCGACGAGGACTGA
- a CDS encoding DUF2786 domain-containing protein — protein sequence MRSDRTHVRSDGLNEHSLLAELGGAYERGWQPADVLHVTARSGGPSDVALTAATMLFDAQIRRAAERAPVEWVRQLDEITRRHPRPAHAAGAPTLADGLFRAFPDVTRFEIEGLAFTWKYLPSFAILTPPPSRWPSVRSGDPSAPAPPDTRILERIRALLSKAESTDFPDEAEALTAKAQELVSRHAVGAALLAGPDSGTDPVVGRRIHLDSPYIREKVLLLTAIGDANRVRTVWFTRVQIATIVGTATDLQQAEMLYTSLLVQAGRAVQAAGTAGRRGSSATSFRRAFLTGYAHRIGERLREADVRATAHAAADAQMPITKLAPILARRSDAVDTEFRRLFPVTRDSRSRGVDADGFHAGRDAAETASLTTEFRTVGR from the coding sequence ATGCGCAGCGATAGAACACATGTTCGATCCGATGGCCTGAACGAGCACTCCCTGCTCGCCGAGCTGGGCGGTGCCTACGAGCGGGGATGGCAGCCCGCCGACGTGCTCCACGTGACGGCCCGCTCGGGTGGTCCCTCCGATGTCGCACTGACGGCGGCCACGATGCTGTTCGACGCGCAGATCCGGCGCGCGGCCGAACGCGCCCCCGTCGAGTGGGTACGGCAGCTCGACGAGATCACCCGCCGGCACCCGCGTCCGGCCCACGCCGCCGGAGCCCCGACCCTGGCCGACGGTCTGTTCCGCGCGTTCCCCGACGTCACCCGCTTCGAGATCGAAGGGCTCGCCTTCACCTGGAAGTACCTGCCGTCCTTCGCGATCCTCACACCCCCGCCGTCGCGATGGCCGTCCGTCCGGTCCGGCGACCCGTCTGCGCCCGCCCCGCCCGACACCCGGATCCTCGAACGCATCCGGGCACTGCTGTCGAAGGCCGAGTCCACCGACTTCCCCGACGAGGCCGAAGCGCTCACCGCGAAGGCGCAGGAACTCGTCTCGCGTCACGCCGTGGGTGCGGCGCTGCTGGCCGGACCCGACTCCGGCACAGACCCGGTCGTCGGCCGGCGCATCCACCTCGACAGCCCGTACATCCGCGAGAAGGTCCTGCTCCTCACCGCCATCGGCGACGCGAACCGCGTGCGCACGGTGTGGTTCACCCGGGTGCAGATCGCGACGATCGTCGGTACCGCCACCGACCTGCAGCAGGCCGAGATGCTGTACACCTCGCTGCTCGTGCAGGCCGGACGGGCCGTGCAGGCGGCCGGAACGGCGGGGCGGCGCGGATCGTCCGCGACCTCCTTCCGCCGCGCCTTCCTCACCGGCTACGCGCACCGGATCGGCGAACGTCTCCGCGAGGCGGACGTCCGGGCCACCGCCCACGCCGCCGCCGACGCGCAGATGCCCATCACGAAACTCGCACCCATCCTCGCCAGACGCTCCGACGCCGTCGACACCGAGTTCCGGCGGTTGTTCCCCGTCACCCGCGACTCGCGTAGCCGCGGGGTCGACGCCGACGGCTTCCACGCCGGTCGGGATGCGGCCGAGACCGCCTCGCTGACAACGGAATTCCGCACGGTCGGTCGCTGA
- a CDS encoding RNA polymerase sigma-70 factor, whose product MTGDDVFTEHRGLLFSIAYEITGSVADSEDVLQESYIRWARTDTGSVDNPRAYAAQIVTRQALNSLRSAQRRREDYVGPWLPEPMLTAPDAAAEVELAESVSTAMLLVLETLTPVERAVFVMREVFGFEYGRIAETVDRTESAVRQIAHRAREHVHARQRRFTPAGDETDRVVAAFLTAATTGDLDGLLSLLAPDVRYLADGGGKVTAARVPVFGSAKVAGLFLGLVRHPLPDMTIEPAVVNSMPGFLVYSAGVLDMVLHLEIDDHLITGVYVVRNPDKLTHLRARPDASDQT is encoded by the coding sequence ATGACCGGCGACGACGTCTTCACCGAGCATCGGGGACTGCTGTTCTCGATCGCCTACGAGATCACCGGCAGTGTCGCCGACAGCGAGGACGTCCTGCAGGAGAGTTACATCCGCTGGGCCCGCACCGACACCGGCAGCGTCGACAATCCGCGGGCCTACGCGGCGCAGATCGTGACGCGTCAGGCGCTGAACTCGCTGCGCTCGGCGCAACGCCGCCGGGAGGACTACGTCGGGCCGTGGTTGCCCGAGCCGATGCTCACCGCCCCCGACGCAGCCGCCGAGGTCGAACTCGCCGAGTCGGTGTCGACCGCGATGCTGTTGGTGCTCGAGACATTGACGCCCGTCGAACGCGCGGTTTTCGTGATGCGCGAGGTGTTCGGTTTCGAGTACGGGCGCATCGCCGAGACGGTCGACCGTACCGAGAGTGCCGTCCGGCAGATCGCGCACCGCGCCCGCGAGCACGTCCATGCCCGGCAGCGACGCTTCACTCCCGCGGGCGACGAGACCGACCGGGTGGTCGCGGCGTTCCTCACCGCGGCCACCACCGGCGACCTCGACGGACTGCTGTCGCTGCTGGCTCCCGACGTGCGGTACCTCGCCGACGGTGGCGGCAAGGTCACTGCGGCCCGAGTTCCGGTCTTCGGCTCCGCGAAGGTCGCCGGCCTGTTCCTCGGACTGGTCCGGCATCCGCTGCCCGACATGACCATCGAGCCGGCCGTGGTGAACTCGATGCCCGGTTTCCTCGTCTACTCGGCAGGTGTCCTCGACATGGTGCTGCACCTCGAGATCGACGACCACCTGATCACCGGCGTCTACGTGGTCCGCAATCCCGACAAGCTCACGCATCTCCGGGCTCGTCCCGATGCTTCCGACCAGACATGA
- a CDS encoding NAD(P)/FAD-dependent oxidoreductase encodes MTTQFHVVVVGAGYAGVMAANRLLAEHPEVAVTVVNPRPVFVERVRLHQVAAGSGTATHELSDLLHPRVTLHVGTAVRIEPYAVSLADGTVLPCDAVVYAVGSTTGSGAIPGAEKAFSVADLDSATALRDALLEADDHASVVVIGGGLTGLETVTELAQSHPRHTLVLVGDPGAALPVNTQRYIRHRLDELGVQVRSGTRVAHIDDGSVVLDDGSEIPATLVVRTAGFSVPDLARRSGLPVDDDGRLRVRDTLQAVDGSPIVGVGDAVVVDGNDHLRMSCQAAMPLGIHGADTVWQLLQGREPAPLSLGFVTTCISLGRDRGVVQLSARDDTPSRWALRGRLAAPVKEAVVRGTIHTMQLQARGRALPSRRGPDTAAREKAHV; translated from the coding sequence ATGACGACGCAATTCCATGTGGTGGTCGTAGGGGCGGGCTACGCCGGAGTGATGGCTGCGAACCGCTTGCTCGCCGAACACCCCGAGGTGGCGGTCACCGTCGTGAACCCGCGACCGGTCTTCGTCGAACGCGTCCGGCTCCACCAGGTGGCGGCCGGATCCGGAACCGCCACACACGAACTGTCCGATCTCCTGCACCCGCGGGTGACGCTGCACGTCGGCACGGCCGTACGGATCGAGCCCTACGCGGTGTCCCTCGCCGACGGCACGGTCCTGCCATGCGACGCGGTGGTCTACGCCGTCGGCAGCACCACGGGCTCCGGCGCGATCCCCGGTGCGGAGAAGGCGTTCTCCGTCGCCGACCTCGACTCCGCCACTGCCCTGCGCGACGCGCTCCTCGAGGCGGACGATCACGCCTCCGTCGTCGTGATCGGTGGCGGGCTCACCGGTCTCGAGACCGTCACCGAACTCGCACAGTCGCATCCGCGGCACACCCTCGTCCTCGTCGGCGATCCGGGAGCGGCCCTTCCTGTGAACACGCAGCGTTACATCCGCCACCGGCTCGACGAACTGGGCGTTCAGGTCCGGTCGGGAACGCGGGTCGCCCACATCGACGACGGCTCGGTCGTCCTCGACGACGGCTCCGAAATCCCCGCGACCCTCGTGGTCCGCACGGCCGGTTTCTCCGTGCCCGACCTGGCCCGTCGCAGCGGCCTGCCGGTCGACGACGACGGTCGTCTCCGGGTGCGCGACACCCTGCAGGCGGTCGACGGCTCGCCGATCGTCGGCGTGGGCGACGCAGTGGTGGTGGACGGCAATGACCACCTGCGCATGAGCTGCCAGGCGGCGATGCCGCTCGGCATCCACGGCGCCGACACGGTGTGGCAGTTGTTGCAGGGACGCGAGCCGGCACCGCTCTCGCTCGGTTTCGTCACGACCTGCATCTCTCTCGGCCGCGATCGCGGCGTCGTGCAGTTGTCGGCACGCGACGACACCCCGTCGAGGTGGGCCCTGCGCGGTCGGCTCGCAGCACCGGTGAAGGAAGCCGTCGTTCGTGGGACCATCCACACCATGCAACTCCAGGCGCGCGGACGTGCCCTGCCGTCCCGACGCGGACCGGACACCGCCGCACGCGAGAAGGCTCACGTATGA